In a single window of the Litorilituus sediminis genome:
- a CDS encoding lytic murein transglycosylase, translated as MSVKKTVYATLLIAALGLSANIASFSVEAKKKELSQEGFEQYVAQLKVEALEKGFSQAMVDSSFAKVKFHQRAVKADRSQPEKVETLDTYLPKRVPKWKVDKARALYKEHQVLLTDVGEKYNVQPRFIVALWGLETNFGKIMGNYNVISALSTLAYEGRREAFFKKQLFAALTILEEGHIDIENMKGSWAGAMGQNQFMPTSFLAYAVDGDGDGKKDIWQNQADVFASMANYLQKEGWSDELTWGRQVKLPEGFDTSLAIPKNTGSRKNWLKAWSQTEKTLAEWQALGVRRVDGTNLPNVDIKAALVFPDDENGRVYLAYDNYKSLMHWNLSYYFVSSVGHLSDRIKFPPVK; from the coding sequence ATGTCAGTGAAGAAAACAGTTTATGCTACGTTATTAATTGCAGCCTTAGGTTTATCGGCAAATATTGCTTCATTTAGTGTTGAGGCAAAGAAAAAAGAACTCTCTCAAGAAGGCTTTGAACAGTATGTTGCGCAATTAAAAGTTGAAGCGCTTGAAAAAGGTTTTTCACAGGCCATGGTAGATTCAAGTTTTGCCAAAGTTAAATTTCATCAACGTGCGGTTAAGGCCGATAGAAGTCAACCGGAAAAGGTTGAAACGTTAGATACCTACTTGCCGAAACGCGTACCTAAATGGAAGGTGGATAAAGCAAGAGCCCTGTATAAAGAACATCAAGTTCTATTGACTGATGTCGGTGAAAAGTACAACGTGCAACCTAGGTTTATCGTTGCTTTATGGGGCTTGGAAACTAACTTTGGTAAAATAATGGGTAACTATAATGTTATTTCTGCCTTATCAACGCTAGCTTATGAAGGACGCCGAGAAGCCTTTTTTAAAAAGCAGTTATTTGCGGCCTTAACTATTCTTGAAGAAGGGCATATTGATATTGAAAATATGAAAGGCTCTTGGGCTGGCGCTATGGGGCAAAATCAATTTATGCCCACTTCATTTTTAGCCTATGCAGTTGATGGCGATGGTGATGGCAAAAAAGATATTTGGCAAAACCAAGCGGATGTTTTTGCTTCCATGGCAAACTACTTACAAAAAGAAGGCTGGAGCGATGAGTTAACTTGGGGTCGACAAGTTAAGCTGCCAGAAGGTTTTGATACCTCTTTAGCTATACCTAAAAATACAGGTAGCAGAAAAAATTGGTTAAAAGCTTGGTCACAAACAGAGAAAACTTTAGCCGAGTGGCAAGCACTTGGGGTTCGTCGAGTTGATGGCACCAATTTACCTAACGTAGATATTAAAGCTGCTTTGGTGTTTCCAGATGATGAAAACGGCCGTGTTTACTTAGCCTATGATAATTATAAGAGTTTAATGCATTGGAATTTGTCCTATTACTTTGTTAGCTCTGTTGGTCATTTATCTGATCGCATTAAGTTTCCACCCGTTAAATAA
- a CDS encoding DMT family transporter, translating into MKAHQQSLLYLHSAVLLFGGTALFSKLISLPALDITVYRTAVAAMALLVLLTMQRKKILLSSAKDYAIAALLGAVVGIHWVTYFAGMQMAGVTIGIIAFFSYPVITVFIEPLFNKTRPKGKDIVTALVVMLGIYLLIPEISLGNQVTMGIVTGVISAVFFAVRNILHKNYFSHYSGPHTMLYQTLVAFVMLCLFVEVPPGQVSVDNWLLLLLVGVVFTATPHALFASCLRHLSATTAGLISCLQPLYGSVLAYFLLQERVNLLTIIGGILVISAAVFETWSVSKANRTK; encoded by the coding sequence ATGAAAGCTCACCAACAAAGCTTGTTATATCTCCACAGTGCCGTATTACTTTTTGGCGGCACCGCGCTATTTTCTAAACTTATTTCTCTACCTGCATTAGATATTACGGTTTATAGAACCGCGGTTGCTGCAATGGCATTACTGGTATTGTTGACAATGCAAAGAAAAAAAATCTTATTATCTAGTGCTAAAGATTACGCTATTGCTGCGTTATTAGGGGCGGTTGTTGGTATTCATTGGGTTACTTATTTTGCCGGAATGCAAATGGCTGGTGTAACCATAGGTATTATTGCTTTTTTTTCCTACCCGGTGATCACAGTCTTTATTGAGCCTCTGTTTAATAAAACCAGACCTAAAGGTAAAGATATTGTCACTGCTCTGGTTGTTATGCTGGGTATTTATTTACTTATTCCAGAAATAAGTTTAGGTAATCAAGTGACTATGGGAATAGTGACAGGAGTGATATCGGCAGTATTTTTTGCGGTGAGAAATATACTGCATAAGAATTACTTTTCTCACTATTCTGGCCCGCATACCATGCTTTATCAAACTTTAGTCGCTTTTGTTATGTTATGCCTTTTTGTTGAAGTACCCCCTGGGCAGGTTTCTGTTGATAATTGGTTGTTATTACTACTTGTTGGTGTGGTATTTACTGCTACACCTCATGCGTTATTTGCTTCTTGTTTACGTCATTTATCTGCAACAACGGCGGGATTAATTTCATGTTTGCAGCCACTTTATGGCAGTGTATTAGCTTATTTTCTTTTACAAGAGAGAGTGAATTTACTGACGATTATTGGTGGTATTTTAGTGATAAGTGCAGCAGTGTTTGAAACTTGGTCTGTAAGTAAGGCTAATCGCACTAAATAG
- a CDS encoding YcgN family cysteine cluster protein: MRKKSRSKKVEVVPFWQTKSLAEMTRDEWESLCDGCAKCCLHTFINDDETESDVDLLPTDHIKQGEQLYYSNISCYLLNEKTCQCTKYQQRTTLVPDCVRLTQDNIDGVFFMPPSCTYRRLQEGRGMPSWHPLLNKGKKTAMHNAGMSVRGKIVKDDEVGVEQFEDHIVTWPLNDLD; the protein is encoded by the coding sequence ATGAGAAAGAAGAGCCGTAGTAAAAAAGTAGAAGTTGTTCCGTTTTGGCAAACGAAATCTTTGGCAGAAATGACCAGAGATGAGTGGGAGTCATTATGTGACGGCTGTGCTAAGTGCTGTTTGCATACCTTTATCAATGATGATGAAACAGAAAGTGATGTTGACCTTTTACCAACAGATCATATTAAGCAAGGTGAGCAGCTCTACTACTCGAATATTTCCTGTTATTTACTTAATGAAAAAACTTGTCAGTGTACTAAGTATCAACAGCGAACAACCTTAGTGCCAGATTGTGTGCGACTAACACAAGATAATATTGATGGGGTGTTCTTTATGCCGCCTAGTTGTACTTATCGCAGGTTGCAAGAAGGGCGAGGTATGCCTTCTTGGCACCCGTTATTAAACAAAGGCAAAAAAACAGCAATGCATAATGCAGGTATGTCAGTTCGCGGAAAAATTGTTAAAGATGATGAGGTTGGCGTAGAGCAATTTGAAGATCATATTGTTACTTGGCCGCTTAATGATCTTGATTAA